Genomic window (Pongo abelii isolate AG06213 chromosome 4, NHGRI_mPonAbe1-v2.0_pri, whole genome shotgun sequence):
actttcccaaggtcatacagtTTTTAAGTGGTGAAGGAATTTAAATCCGGATCTGCTGAAGTCCAGAACGTGGCTTAGTACCACTGGGGCTGTAGGAGGAAGCCCAGTAGATAAAACTGTGAgttgggccaggcacaatggctcacgtctataatcccagcactttgggaggccaaggcgggatgatcacttgaacccaggagttcaaggctgcagtgagccataattgcaccactgcattccagcctgggccacagagcaaggccccatctctaaaaaataaaaataaattaaaattaaaagatacaaataagggccaggcgcggtggctcacggcacttcgggaggccgaggcaggtggatcacaaggtcaggagatcgagaccaccctggctaacacggagaaaccccgtctgtactagaaatacaaaaaattagccaggcgtggtggtgggtgcctgtagttccagctactcaggaggctgaggcaggaggatggcgtgaacccaggaggcggagcttgcagtgagccgagatcgcgccactgcactccagcctgggcgacagagcgagactccgtctcaaaaaaaataaaaataaaaataaataaataaataaataaataaataaataaaagatacaaataaaattgaGTTAAGCTGCCTTGGTTTGGGTTTGGGTGTGTTGGTTTGGAAGAGGCCAGCTCACTGAGACTTCCCTTTGTGCCCTGTAGGGCGCTTGGAAAGCTTGATAGCACCAGAGCAgttaaaaaaactggaaacaaatgtcCTTCAACAGAGGAATGAATCACACCTTCTGGTATACTCATTCAATGGAATActtactactcagtaataaaaagataacatttcaaaataattatgctgaatgaaaaagcTAGACAAAAATGACAGCATACTGTGTGAttgcatttatataaaactctagaaaatgcaaactaatcaaTAGTGACAGcaagcagatcagtggttacttgggggcaaggagagggtgggagggaatACCAAGAGGTGCCAGGAAACTTTTTAGGTGATTAATATGATcactatcttgattgtggtgatggtttcatgagtgtgtgtgtgtgtgtgtgtgtgttagatatatatgtatcttaattatacactttattttttaggtaggagatagcaaaaaaaaagtttacactttaaatatgtgcagtttattgaacgaaattatacctcaaaaaagcagttaaaaaaaaacttcagctgggtgtggtggctcatgcctgtaatcccaacactttgcgaggctgaggtgggcagatcgcttgagcacatgagtttgagaccagcctgggcaacatggtgaaaccacatctctaaaaaaatatatatataaattagttgggcatggtggtgtgtgcctgtggtcccagctacttgggaggctaaggtgggacgattgcttgagcctgggaggcggaggttgcagtgaatggagattgtgccactgcattccagcctgagtaacagagaccctgtctcagaaaaagaaaaacaataacaacaacaacaacaacgccacacacacacacacacacacaccacttcaaaattcaaaagattTGCTCCAGCTCACTCAGTACGCTGATGGGGAGCCAGGCCAGGCCAGAGCTCCCCCTGTGGCTCACATCACTGTGAGGAAGGGAGCCTCCCCCAAATACAACCCCTAGGCTTCATCCTGCACTGAGGGCCAGGGCGGTTTCTCTCCAGTCATGGTAATGTGGGTACTGGACAAGCCCAGGCTCTGGCCACCAGGCAAGTGGGTAGGTCAACAAGGCAAAGTTGGTGGGAGCTTCACCCCATCAAGCCCAGAAACAAGGGCTGGTTACTGGGAACACCCTAGGGGAGGCTGTACTCACAACCAGGAATCTTTGACAAAAATATAAACCTGCTAGAAAGATTAGAAGAGACAATCTCTTCCTTTGTCAAATTATCTGGGCCAACACCTACTGAGCATCTACCATGTGTGAGGGTCTGTCCTAGCTCACTATCTTATGGAGTCTAGGTAAGGATGGAATGAGATAAATGCAAGGGCATGACACATTAAATAGGCATCCCCCAAATGGTAGCCATTGCTCATCTATCAAATATCCCTTAAGTGCTTGCTCTGTGTGCAGAGGGAACAGATACTTGGGCTGATCCTCGAGGCCAGGAAAGATACGTGGACAGAAAGCTTTGCCACAACACTGAAGTTTGCGAGATAAATGCTTTGAGGGCCAAGAGGAGAAATAAATTACTTCCAGCTGTGGAGAGATTTCATGGAGGCTGTGGTATGTaagggagggaaaggaatttGCATATGGAGACAAGGGAGGCTGGTGGAGGAGATCATTCCACTTACAGGGGGCAGCATGAACAAAAGCAAGGCACCTGAGGAGTGGGCTGGCTGGCTGCAGCGAGGAGTGAGAAATCCTGGAAGGGTGGGCTGGGGCCAAGTGCACGGGAAGCCCCAGAGAAATATGTGGCCAcatctgctccccacccccactcctgcaGAAGCCTGAGCTCCGTTGTGTGATTCATTCATTCCGTGGACAGCCAACTGGGCTGATGGCAGGCGTGGGAGCTTCCCTAATGCCTCGTGGCCTTGGAAGAACAGAGCCAAGTGCCTCAGCTAGAAACTTGGATttcagctgggggtggtggtgtagAGAGAACTCAAAGGAAATGAACCCCTCTGAGAAGCACTCACTCTAAGAGAAACCAGTGTCTCAACTCTTGGGCGTTCCCAGTGGGCCAGCCAGACCTCCTAGGGcaattgaaaatggaaaaaatcctCAAGTTTGTTCTCTCAGAGCCcagagaaactttttttaaaaagaaactgtcTTAAACGTCTCTGTGGATGGTCAAGTCCAGGAGACACTGCCATCTGGTGGTCAAGAAACACATTTACCTGGTGGGCTGGGAAGGAGTCCCTGCACCCCCGAGGGGCCACGAAGGCAGAAATGGCCCTGAGATTTGTTTAGTACTTTCATAATGGGATAGAAAGGGATGGAAATTATGATTGCAACCAGTTTAGAGTTGAAATAAAGTGTTATTTCTGGCTACTCAGTTCCCCGAGGTGCAGGCATTATGCATtgggcagatgaggaaactgtccATGAGATAGATGAGGTGGCTGCTTCCATGTCTGAGCTGGTCAAGTGCAGAGCCAGGTCTTATTCCAGTCTCCAGCAGCCCTGGGTCCCCagtaagtgcccaataaatggCTAAAGTGGTGATTCTCAACATGTGAGCCCCAAGAGCCTTTCAGAAGGCACATGAGGTTAAATTTAAAAGCTTCTGTAAGATGCCTTTTCCTCCTTAACAATTATACGGTAAAGTTTTCTAGAGTCTAAATGAATGCAGTGACTTCATCTAGTCCTAATGACTAATGGGATGTGTGCCtgggtatttttgttttaaaaattcctgttttaatttctaatgtagTATAACCCACATAACCAAAACTGtttgataataattttttaatttttttttttttgagacggagtttcactctttcgcccaggctgcagtgaagtggtgcaatcttggctcactgcaacctccaccccccgggttcaagcgattctcctgcctcagcctcctgagtacatgggattacaggcatgtgccaccacgcccgactaatttttgtatttttagtagagatggggtttcaccatgttggccaggctggtcccaaactcttgacttcaggtaatccacctgcctcggcctcccaaagtgctaggattacagacgtgagccactgcacctggctgagatcctcaataatttttaagagtatataagatctactcaggaggctgaagcaggaggattacttgatccTGGaagttagaggttacagtgagctatgatcatgccactgcattccaacctgacTAGTCTCAGCCTGACTCAGCCTGACTGGAATTCAAATGGCCATTTTGACAGATTTTTgactaatgaaatattttaaaaatgagtggcagccaggtgcagtggctcatgcctgtaatcccagcactttgggaggctgaggcgggtggatcacctgagggcaggagttcaaggccactttgggaggccgaggcaggaggattgcttgagctcaggagttcaagaccaacctgggcaacatagcaaaaccccatttctagaaaaaaactaaaaaaaaaaaaaggttaactgggcatgatgacatgtgcctgtagtgccagctacgtgggaggctaaggtgggagtatcacttgagcccgggaggtcaaagctgcagtgagccctgattgcaccactgcactccagcctgggtgacagggtgaaaccccatctcaaaagaaacaaacaaaaagccaaaaatgAATCACTAATATTTTCTGAGTGATTTTTAACCAGCAATCACTGCTGTAATTAATTtacatgtttcatttcatttaatccccacaaccaCCATTTGCAGTAGATGCTATCATCACATTTTGTCTGTGGACACTGAGAGGTTAAGTGGCCCAGCTGGGAGGTACTGGAGCTTGAACTCTATCCCAGGCAGTTTGTCTCCACAGCCTCTTCCCACTATTCCACTTGCCTTAACATTTGATAATCTTTTGTGCAATTCACTTGATTGacaaaagtttttcaaaatatgGAGTCTACCAAACTGGTGAAAAGAAAGGGGATCACTGTTCTGGGTCAATGCCTCCACTTTATAGGTGAGGCaaaaatgaggcccagagaggggaagtgattTGCTAAAGATCACACAGCAAAGAATCAGAATCTACAGGGTGTCTGACTCCCAGGTGGGAACTCTCAAAACTCCAACCCAAGTAAGCATAACCACCTACATGTGAGCAAGCAACACCAAGACCAGGCAAAACAACATCTCCAACAAAAGCAGCTTGATTTTATTGCAGGGAAGCTAGGAAGGAATAGGACAACTGAGGGTCTCCACAGGAACACCATCGCCCAGCACGACTGCCAAGTCCCAGGTCTGTCTGGAAGCCAAGGGGAGGATCAGCATCCTAGGAAAGATGGAAAGTTAGGTGGAACAAAGGCGCCATCTGGTGTGGACATAGCGATATTGCAAAGGCAATAAATGCACTAAGAGACAGGGGTGACGCAGGGGTGCACTAAGAGTCTTGCACTAAAAGGCAGGGGTGAGGTGGAAAACGCAGGGTGCAGATGCAGGAGCAGGACTACAGCCCCAGTGTCCAGCCCTGCACACTGCTTCCATGAAGTCTGTTATACTCAGGTTGGCTGGAACGCATTAACCTTGCTAAGCCAATCACTGCCAAAGCCCTCTTCTGGGGAATTTCCAGGGCTGCCAGGATACCCAGTCAACAGCACTCTCTATCCTATTACAGGTTATGTTGGAAAGGCAATGAACAAAATCATGGCAAATAAATCTGCCAAGAGTCAGATGATCAAGGTGACTTCAAAACCAATAAACACTCTATCTTTGAGGTTCCCAAGCCTGGCTTCAAATCGGTCACTGAGGAGCCTcttaaaacagacttcaaagaCATGCTGCCTGAGCATGTGGACTAAAGCTGGCTTATTGAGTGATTCTTACTGAGTACTGTGCATCTGAATTTCCAGGAGCCTTTGCAAACAATACATGATTACTGAAATATGTACAGATAAGATTGCATGATGTCtagaatttgcttcaaaataatctgggTGTTTTGTCACCCAGATGAAACAATGAGGACAGTGGAGTTTCTAATCCAAGATGTGTGCATTAGGGCTCCCCTACATGGATATAGATAGCTCCGGAAgagtttttttccttctcttccttcattccttcttgtCACAGAGCACttttatcaaaaaataacaggccTTGGTGAAATAAATACTAATTGTTGGATCTGAGTGACGGGTACTTGGAGATTCATTCTATTACTCTACTTACATATGTTTAAAACTTCCTAtcataaaaaatctaaaatagatTAAAAGTACCAGGAAAATTATTAAGCCATAGGAAGGAATGATTTACAACACATGCTATGACTcaaatgaatcttgaaaacattatgctacatGGAAAAAGGCAGACACAAAAAGGTCACATATaatgtaattctttttatatgacATGTCCAGGGTAGGCAAATCCAGAGTAGCAGAAAGAAAATTAGTGGCTGCCAGGGGATGGAGAGATGGGTAGTGGGGAGTGACTTCTTAATGGATATAGGGTATGTTTCTGAGATGatgaaaaaattttgaaactaGAGAGAGATGGTGGTCATACAACATTGTGAACACACCAAATGCCACTAAATGATAGactttaacccatttatgcccaGTGTTCCATTATCAGAACGCTAAGCTTgcaggagttatttatatcctactgttCAAGGTCATCAACAAGGTTtgatttttcacataaaaaacttTGCAATATtcagcataaatgggttaaaatagttattatgtcttgtgaatttcatctcaataaaataacatGAGAAAACATGTTTTCTATGAGAAAAACACATTAAGCTACACATGATTTACATCCAACAGATATtacttttttagttaaaaaaattcatatgccCAGGCCTGGAGTTTCTAATCCAAGATGTGTGCATTAGGGCTCCCCCATGTATATAGCTAGTTCAGGaagagtatttttttccttctctgcctccatTCCTTCTTGTTACAGAGCGTTTTTATAAAATACAGTCTTACAGGAAGCCCAATATGACACAGGACTGTTTGGGAGCTATGGAGGGTCCAAAGCCCCATCCACTCACCCTCCCTACAAAACCCTACGGGTGGAGGAATGATGTAAGAAACACTGTTCATCAACATGCTGGAAACCGCTGATGTTTTACTTCCCTAGAGGATAAGCCTTCATATGTGGAGAGATTGCACAGCAGTCCCCACAAGGCAGGAAAGAAGGTTGGAGGTTTTAGCCCCATTTTACCGACAGGAAGACCAAATCTCTGTAATGTAAAAAGTCCCCAAAGTCAGTGTGAAATGAGGAGAGTTGGAATTAGAATCCTAGATTCCTCATTATTCATCCTGGGTTCATTCCTGAATATGGGTTCTTCTATCTATGGATGGAAAGTGCATGACGAAAACAGATGCATCTGACATCTTGTGACTTGCATGTGATGTTACCACATACATAGAACACTGCTATGGCTCAGGTTCCAAATGTATGCCTTTGGGAAGGAGGCTATCCTCAAAGAGGACCTACCAGTCATTTGTGGCTAGCCTCTGTCCAGGGGGTCTCTGTGGGCCCATTCACAGGGACAATGCCACCAGTAACAGTTACAGAACTCCGATTCAGGATATCTGActttcttcctgcctctgctACTCACCAGGGTGGGACTTTGGTTGAATCACTTCCCCTTGCTTGGCCTCATTTTTCTCAGTCACAGTCAGGGCACCAAACCACATCAGGGGTGTGGCGATCATTGTAATTCACGAGTCAAATGCACTACATGGGCAGTGGCAGCCAGGAGTGCCCTGCTGAGACTGTGGCTGGATCAATGAGTAAGGTCTGCCTGGTTCCAGAGCGAAGAGTGCTGGCACAGTGCCCCTTACTGCATCACTGGATTACATAAAAGTGAAGGGAACATCTAGCTCAAACATGCTATTGTTTTTGTACCAGTCTGGACAAAGGGCATGCTCAGGAAGCTGACAACAGTTTCAAGTAGAGAGAGCGGCACAGTCTGAATTAACTCACTTGGTCAGGGCACAGGAGAACAAGGCCCAAGGCATAAGTGTCAACTCTGATGAGACAGTCAGTTTATCAAAGCCAGAGCCATGTGTGGTGatatgtgcctatagttccagttacttagaaggctgaggcaggaggatcacttgagcccagcagttgaaGGCTATAGTGCACTATGATCACACCTATGAAGAGttactaccctccagcctgggccatatagtgaaacactgtctcaaacaaatgaacaaataaagaagTCAAAGGTGCACTGCTTAGGGTCATATACTGTAAACTTAAACCCTGCTAACCATGAACTGCAACCCTCAAGTCCGAAAGAGGACTCTGGGAGACATTACACAGTGCTCTGTCCACTCACAGGGGCTGTAAGAATTCCCTGAACTTGTGATTTGCATtagacaataataaaatatttgtaaccaCGCCAAAGGTGGACAGTGGATTGAAAAGAACCCAGAGGGCTCTCCCGCTCCACTCAAGCTCTCAAAGGCCAAGGTGTTCGCTCTGATGAGAGGTGTGAGCTGTAGGTTTGCTCAGCAAGTGCTGGGGCCTTACCCACCTGCCCCCTTTGGTCCATCCTGTGGGCTGTGGGGACCAGGCCCCTGCTACTTGAGGCCAAGGTAGGAAACagtctttcctgttttcttcagGGTTGCAAGCAGAGTGTCCATGCTGTGCTCAGATTCAATGCAGACCTTCTTGTTGGGCAGGTCAATGTCATACTTAACTCCTACAGGAAGAGGAAATGGGGTATGGGGAGAGGAAGCACAGACCCTCCCAGTTACAGCAAGAAAGAGTTCAGACTCTAAATTACTACTCACAACCACCCTTGCCCTTTCCTCTAgagcagggattggcaaacttcTTCTGTAACAggccagaaagtaaatattttaggcattgTGGGCCACATACAGACTCTGTTGtatattctgtgtatttttttataaCTCTATTCCTGAACATACAAAAACAGGCTGTGAGCAGGATTTAGCCCATGTGCTGATCTCTGTTCTATACTAGGGCTTtctgagacagagactcactctgttgcccaggctggagtgcagtggcatgatctcagctcactgcaacctccacctcctgggttcaagtgattctcatgcctcagcctcccgagcagcagGGATTACGGGCGTATGCctccacacctggttaatttttgtatttttagtagagacagggttttgtcatgttgcccaggctggtctcaaactcctaatctcaagtgatctgcctgccttggcctcccaaagtgctgggattataggcatgagccaccatgcccagccaccttttttttttttaattgcaaaagtaatatagacacttttttttttaaaaaaaaaagccaacatttctaaataaaagcaGAAGCAGTAAGGCCCCCTACTGATCCTACCCCTAGAGATCACTGTCAACAGTCTGGCTTCTATCTAGACTTTGTCCCAGatagacaaatgaaaaataattcctcCAAATCGCATCACACTATATAAACAGGTCttgctaatattttttctctttatttattcatttttttaaatttatttatttagagacagggtctcactgtgttatacaggctggagtgcagtggcacaatcacaaatCACTGTATTCTTGAAtacccgggctcaggtgatcctcccgtctcagcctcccaagttgttgtgactacaggcacatgccactatgcctggttaagttttgtattttatgtagagacaggattttgcatattgcccaggatggtcttgaacttctgggctcaagcgatccaaccgccttggcttcccaaagtgctgggactacaggtatgagccactgcacccggcccattcttttttttttttttttttttttgacacagagtctcgctctgtttgcccaggctggagtgcagtggcacgatctcagctcactgcagcctctgcctcccgggttcaagcgattcttctgcctcagcctcccgagtagctgggactacaggcatgagccatcacactgagctaatttttgtatttttagtagagatggggtttcgccatgttggccagcttggtcttgaattcctgacctcaggtgatccacctgcctcggcctcccaaagcgttgggactataggcgtgagccacagtgcctggccctattctttttttaaaagctacataCAATCTTCCACAGTGTGGACATACCACACATCCACTTAATTAATCCACTGTTAAAGGTCATTGAGGATGCTTCTAATTTTTCACCACTATCAGAATGTTACAGTAAACATATTTGAACTTGTCTTAGAACacttataaaaatattgttatacCATGAATTCACAGAATGGAAATTGTGGGGCAACAGATATTTGGCACATTTTGAATGTTTAATACAGATTGCAAAATCGCCCTCCTAAATGGCTATGCAATTTACAGCTCCCCAGCAGCACATGGGAGGACCCAGA
Coding sequences:
- the ATOX1 gene encoding copper transport protein ATOX1 isoform X2, producing the protein MPKHEFSVDMTCGGCAEAVSRVLNKLGGVKYDIDLPNKKVCIESEHSMDTLLATLKKTGKTVSYLGLK